A window from Theobroma cacao cultivar B97-61/B2 chromosome 3, Criollo_cocoa_genome_V2, whole genome shotgun sequence encodes these proteins:
- the LOC18606309 gene encoding probable xyloglucan galactosyltransferase GT19: MACKTQITTIFFSIKFHLFLLSIINSASSHQILNTESTSNRTTTEDCNNRWIYIRNLPSRFNLDLLTNCSEYPLFDDFCPYLANHGLGQKTHAKSRSWYRTDPLLLELVFHRRILEYPCLTDDPNVANAIFLPYYASIDSLRYLYGPDVNSSFQHGMELFDFLQSDEPGIWKRHMGHDHFLVMARPAWDFSQPLNNDPPIWGTSFLELPEFYNVTALVPEGRAWPWQEHSVPYPTSFHPQNLAFFEAWIQRVKRSKRTTLMLFAGGGGIGATPNIRRSIRNECENSSINNNSSRFNVLENNVMYSKICDIVDCSNGICEHDPIRYMKPMLQSTFCLQPPGDTPTRRSTFDAILAGCIPVFFEELSAKMQYVWHLPEEKYAEFSVFIPKEEVVFKGLRILDVLMGIPRSEVRRMRESVQDLIPRVIYRRHGSSLGLRTKKDAFDIAIDGTLQRMRERLANILAR, encoded by the coding sequence ATGGCCTGCAAGACCCAAATCACCACAATCTTCTTCTCCATCAAATTCCACTTATTCCTTCTATCGATCATCAATTCAGCATCTTCCCATCAAATCTTGAACACCGAATCAACATCAAACCGGACAACGACAGAAGACTGCAACAACCGTTGGATCTACATCAGGAACCTCCCATCTAGATTCAATCTTGATCTACTTACTAACTGTTCTGAATACCCACTTTTTGATGACTTTTGTCCTTACTTAGCAAACCACGGCTTGGGACAAAAAACCCATGCCAAATCTCGTAGTTGGTACCGTACTGACCCTCTGTTACTTGAACTCGTTTTCCATAGAAGAATCCTGGAGTACCCTTGCCTTACAGATGACCCTAATGTTGCAAATGCCATCTTTCTTCCGTATTATGCTTCCATTGATTCGTTAAGGTATTTGTATGGGCCTGATGTGAATTCCAGCTTCCAACATGGGatggaattgtttgattttttgcaATCTGATGAACCTGGAATATGGAAGCGGCATATGGGCCATGATCATTTTTTAGTTATGGCTAGACCTGCTTGGGATTTCTCTCAGCCGTTGAATAATGATCCTCCTATATGGGGTACTTCATTTCTTGAATTGCCTGAGTTTTACAACGTCACTGCTTTGGTTCCTGAGGGAAGAGCTTGGCCTTGGCAAGAACATTCTGTGCCTTATCCTACGTCGTTTCATCCTCAGAATTTGGCATTCTTTGAGGCTTGGATTCAACGGGTGAAGAGGTCCAAGAGGACTACTTTAATGTTGTTTGCTGGTGGCGGTGGAATTGGTGCCACCCCAAATATCAGGAGGAGCATAAGGAATGAATGTGAGAATAGTAGCATCAACAACAACAGCAGCAGATTTAACGTTCTTGAAAATAATGTGATGTACTCAAAGATATGTGATATAGTGGATTGCTCGAACGGGATATGTGAGCATGATCCTATAAGGTACATGAAGCCTATGCTACAATCAACCTTTTGTTTGCAGCCTCCAGGGGATACTCCAACTAGAAGGTCAACTTTTGATGCAATCCTTGCAGGTTGTATACCAGTTTTCTTTGAAGAATTGTCAGCAAAAATGCAGTACGTGTGGCATTTGCCGGAGGAGAAGTATGCAGAGTTCTCGGTGTTTATACCAAAGGAGGAGGTGGTTTTCAAAGGGTTAAGGATTTTGGATGTGTTAATGGGGATACCAAGGAGTGAGGTGAGGAGGATGAGAGAAAGTGTTCAGGATTTGATCCCTAGAGTTATATATAGAAGGCATGGTAGTTCACTGGGATTGAGGACCAAGAAGGATGCATTTGATATTGCAATAGATGGAACTCTACAAAGGATGAGAGAGAGGCTTGCAAACATATTAGCTCGCTGA
- the LOC18606310 gene encoding uncharacterized protein LOC18606310: MPRPFSFFSRKKTTTVPFKDLYEDWFNTLTNTLLPLLRQSLSSPSPTLLPFRRDLLLQHFLSHYDFLDLAASNDVSQMLFPSWRNSLEIPFLFLGDLHPYLFTNLLRSFIDAANNEKDAEKNGFNYPAEGSLLETFEYSLDKPWPVLMAWTNPSENLMLRIEQIECGLRLMVPPLVSRVKKVQAAFVGRVAEKWAAYEGKKMALEEAVKVEMEEMLGVFVDANRLRRSVLIEIVNATDVYQGALFLEGLAQFLIGFKDRALLGEFERCKIPINGVHWGL; the protein is encoded by the coding sequence ATGCCAAGacccttctcttttttctctcgCAAGAAAACCACCACTGTCCCTTTCAAGGACTTGTACGAAGACTGGTTCAACACTCTCACGAACACCCTCCTCCCTCTCCTCCGCCAGTCTCTCTCTTCTCCCTCACCCACTCTCCTCCCCTTCCGTCGTGACCTGCTCCTCCAACACTTCCTCTCCCATTACGACTTCCTCGACCTAGCAGCCTCCAATGATGTTTCTCAGATGCTTTTTCCTTCTTGGCGCAACTCCCTCGAAAtccctttcctttttcttggtgATCTCCACCCCTACCTTTTCACCAACCTCCTCCGTTCATTCATCGATGCAGCCAACAATGAAAAAGACGCCGAAAAAAATGGTTTCAACTATCCTGCTGAGGGGTCACTTCTTGAAACTTTTGAGTACTCCCTTGATAAACCCTGGCCGGTTTTGATGGCTTGGACGAATCCATCCGAGAACTTGATGTTAAGAATCGAACAGATTGAGTGTGGCCTAAGGCTTATGGTTCCCCCACTTGTTTCTAGAGTAAAGAAAGTTCAAGCAGCTTTTGTGGGGAGGGTTGCAGAAAAATGGGCTGCATATGAGGGAAAGAAAATGGCCCTGGAGGAGGCAGTGAAGGttgaaatggaagaaatgtTGGGTGTATTTGTGGATGCTAATAGGTTGAGGAGGAGTGTGCTCATCGAGATTGTTAATGCAACTGACGTTTATCAGGGTGCTTTGTTTCTTGAAGGTTTAGCCCAATTTCTTATTGGGTTTAAAGACCGGGCATTGCTTGGTGAATTTGAACGATGCAAGATTCCGATCAATGGAGTTCACTGGGGACTTTGA